In a genomic window of Lepisosteus oculatus isolate fLepOcu1 chromosome 5, fLepOcu1.hap2, whole genome shotgun sequence:
- the defbl3 gene encoding beta-defensin-like 3, with amino-acid sequence MKPLALAVLVLFLLAAACGTDEDVEVNFWSCGYRRYCRRFCYAQEYTVGHHGCPRRYRCCALRY; translated from the exons ATGAAGCCCCTGGCGTTGGCAGTTCTGGTGCTTTTCCTGCTGGCAGCCGCATGTGGTACAG ATGAAGATGTGGAGGTGAATTTCTGGTCCTGTGGCTACAGAAGGTACTGCCGTCGGTTCTGCTATGCCCAGGAATACACAGTGGGTCACCATGGGTGTCCTCGCAGATACAG ATGCTGTGCTTTGCGATATTAG